The Plantactinospora sp. KBS50 sequence CGCGCGCAGCCGGGCCAGCCATTGTGGCGGCAGCGGCGACGGTTCGCCCAGACCGCGCAGGTAGCTGCGGCGGTATCGCGCGTGCTCGGTGTCGTGCCACAGTTGCGCGACGCGGGCGACGGTGGCGGTCAGCCCGAGCGCCGCCGCCGCGGCCGGCGAGGTCGCCGCGGATCCGGCTCTGGCGGTCCATTCGGCGAGGTCCCGCGGCGCCGGCAGTTCGGTGGGCCAGGCGAGCGGGGCGACCTTCGAACCGGTGCCTTCCCGGTGCCGCTCCACGGCGTCGGCGCAGCGCGCGCGGTGTTCGGCAATTTCCGTCAGCAGGTCGGGAACGGCGACGGTGTGCCGCCGGAGTGCGGTCGGCAGCGACGCCGGGAGGAACTCCGAAATGGCGGCCAGGGCGGCGGTGGATTTCCGCTCGTCCCCGTCGACCAGACAGCGGTCCCGCAGGGTCTCCAGTATCCGGCACAGCGGGCTGGGATCCCGTCCGGCGTCGTCGAGTCGTACCACCCACGCCCCGGTCGCGTGACCGGTCGGGCCGAGGCGCCACACGGCCAGCGCGTCCGAGCCGTCCGCGTCGGCGCCGACGGCCAGCACGCCGTGGCCGCGGGCGCCGGGCACATAGTCGACCGGTACGGACAGCTCGTTTTCGGGTACCTCCACCTTGAAGCTCCTCAATGGTCGGTGGGAATCGCC is a genomic window containing:
- a CDS encoding DUF6218 family protein — protein: MEVPENELSVPVDYVPGARGHGVLAVGADADGSDALAVWRLGPTGHATGAWVVRLDDAGRDPSPLCRILETLRDRCLVDGDERKSTAALAAISEFLPASLPTALRRHTVAVPDLLTEIAEHRARCADAVERHREGTGSKVAPLAWPTELPAPRDLAEWTARAGSAATSPAAAAALGLTATVARVAQLWHDTEHARYRRSYLRGLGEPSPLPPQWLARLRAAADSGPLVTA